Proteins from a genomic interval of Trichocoleus desertorum ATA4-8-CV12:
- the grxD gene encoding Grx4 family monothiol glutaredoxin, translating into MTPELQEQINALLKQHKIVVFMKGSKLMPQCGFSNNVVQILNSMGVPYETVDILENSEIRQGIKEYSNWPTIPQVYINGEFVGGSDILIELYQKGELQQMVEVALAS; encoded by the coding sequence ATGACTCCAGAATTGCAAGAACAAATTAACGCTTTGCTCAAACAGCACAAGATTGTGGTGTTTATGAAGGGTTCAAAGCTTATGCCCCAGTGTGGTTTTTCCAACAACGTAGTTCAGATCTTGAACTCGATGGGTGTACCTTACGAAACCGTTGATATTCTAGAAAACTCCGAAATTCGGCAAGGCATTAAAGAGTACTCCAACTGGCCCACTATTCCCCAGGTTTACATCAATGGTGAGTTTGTGGGTGGATCGGACATTCTGATTGAGCTTTACCAGAAAGGCGAACTTCAACAGATGGTGGAAGTTGCTTTAGCTTCTTAG